AGGGCAGCGTGGAAGGAAACACCTTGCTCGCAGGGACCGACAGCCGTTCGGTGATCGCGCCGTCGCGCTGGACGCCAAAGGTCTGGTTGTAGCGGCAGGCGTTCTCGCGTCCACGCAGGCAGGAGGAGCACTGGCCGCAGCTAGTGTACGGCGAGACCGTAACATGCGTGCCCGGTGTCAGTGCAGCGCTACCTCCGACGACGATCGCGGCAATCTCGTGTCCGAGAACGCGCGGATAGCTTACCAGGGGATTGCGTCCGCGGAAGGAGTTGAGGTCACTGCCGCACAGCCCCACCATCTCCACCTTCAGCAGGATGTCTGGTTCCGTGTGGCTGGGCTCAGGGATGTCTGTAATGCGAACGTCGCCTGCATCGAGCAGGGATAGGGCCTTCATGTGTATCTCCTCAGCTTTTGCAGCCGTGCGCAACCGCAATGAGTAGGTCAGCTTGCAATCTTCTGGTTCGCGGTGTCCTGACTTGTTGGTTGATTCTCCGGCAGCCCGGAACTCCACGAGATATTGTGGACTGGCCCGGAGATCTCGAAGATCTCACGCAGTAGTTTCGGCGGCGTCTGGTATTCAAGCGCGAAGAGCGCATCGTCGACCTCCGACATGCTGCGAAAGCCAACCAGCGTCGTCGCCACGAAGGGATGGGTCAGACAATGGCTCAAAGCCACCACTGCGGGCTGGACTTCGTTGGCACGGCATACCTCCACCATTGTAGCGGCGGCATCCTTCACGCGGCGCGGAGCAGGATGCCACTCTGCGATGGGGCCACCGGATAGCAGGCCCATGTGCAGCGGCGAAGCGTTCACCAGTCCGACACCGAGCCGCTCCGCTACGGGCGTAAGATGCATGTCCATATCGTCCGCGAGAAGATTGTTGTGGCAGTAGTTGAGGACGGTATCGACGGGTACCTGTTCCAAGATACGGGCGAGCAGATCGGGCCAATACCCGGTAATCCCAAGGAAGCGAACTTTCCCCTGTTGCTGCAGGCGACGCATCGCCGGCAGAGTCTCCTCAAGGATCTGCTTCATCGATCCAAATTCAACGTCATGCACCTGCAGCAGATCTACGGAGTCGGTCTTCAGCCTTCGCAGAGAGGCCTCAAACTCCCGGGTGATCGTGTCAGCGGAGAAGTCGAAGTGATTGCTGCCATAGCGACCGCACTTGGTTGCCAGCACCACGTCCTTTCGGCGTCCGGCCAGCGCGTCGCCGAGCCGCTGTTCTGCCAGGGTCTCGCCGTAGTACGGAGAGACATCGAAGAAGTTGATGCCGCGATCAATCGCGTACTGCACGGTGCGATGCACTCCGTCGGCCGTCATCGCACCGAAGACATCGCCCAGCGTCGCGGCGCCGAAGCCGATGATGGAGACGTCGATCTTTGTGCTTCCAAGCGGACGATAGAGCAAAAAATATTCCCGACGAAAATTGATTCTTCTTTACTTTAGCGCTTACGATACACGAGTTCGCTGAAGGTGGGCAACGCGTCTTCTGAGAATTGCAATCAGGATGCCGCATTGCGGCTGGCTGGCGGATTCAGG
This Granulicella aggregans DNA region includes the following protein-coding sequences:
- a CDS encoding aldo/keto reductase gives rise to the protein MLYRPLGSTKIDVSIIGFGAATLGDVFGAMTADGVHRTVQYAIDRGINFFDVSPYYGETLAEQRLGDALAGRRKDVVLATKCGRYGSNHFDFSADTITREFEASLRRLKTDSVDLLQVHDVEFGSMKQILEETLPAMRRLQQQGKVRFLGITGYWPDLLARILEQVPVDTVLNYCHNNLLADDMDMHLTPVAERLGVGLVNASPLHMGLLSGGPIAEWHPAPRRVKDAAATMVEVCRANEVQPAVVALSHCLTHPFVATTLVGFRSMSEVDDALFALEYQTPPKLLREIFEISGPVHNISWSSGLPENQPTSQDTANQKIAS